Proteins encoded in a region of the Bombyx mori chromosome 23, ASM3026992v2 genome:
- the LOC101740247 gene encoding ovochymase-1 isoform X1 yields MLRKLCLLLCILKLVNADFFVNKINHMEYYRNKTRPSKAFNSFSTNYFNQNFLGAHAKPGKVLCGTRTIDFNPGRTGKIVGGTETPYGAFPWQVEIQMLDVDKLIFEHHCGGAVIAERLVLSAAHCFDKQPLQLDHIRLVVGEHRLKIQDKHEHQFFAEKVVPHPDFRKNGPHSNDIAIILVSKSGSGVQFNSHVRPICLPSSEETAGQWCAVSGWGYQAEGTETFAPVLRAASVPVLDLATCRQSHVLGGRQQPILDSMICAGKTTLRLGYGDRRCEQRSGGRGDHSRSTVCRPRVLTFAAATSKEVRQRNVYIEIISILLNIAYKLIVFWFRTYYLEKIVKYMI; encoded by the exons atgctacgtAAATTGTGTTTGTTGTTATGCATTTTAAAATTAGTTAACGCCGATTTTTTCgtcaataaaattaatcataTGGAGTATTATAGGAACAAAACGCGCCCTTCGAAGGCTTTTAACAGTTTCagtacaaattattttaatcagaACTTTTTGGGTGCTCACGCTAAGCCGGGGAAGGTTTTATGCGGAACTAGAACCATTGACTTCAACCCTGGAAGGACGGGGAAGATTGTAGGAGGCACCGAGACACCTTATGGAGCGTTTCCATGGCAA GTCGAGATCCAGATGCTTGATGTGGACAAGTTGATCTTCGAGCACCACTGCGGAGGAGCCGTCATAGCGGAACGTCTGGTGCTGTCCGCTGCCCACTGCTTCGATAAA CAACCACTACAATTAGACCACATACGACTAGTGGTAGGCGAGCACCGGCTGAAGATCCAGGACAAACACGAGCACCAGTTCTTCGCTGAGAAGGTGGTTCCGCATCCCGACTTTAGGAAAA ACGGTCCACACAGCAACGACATAGCGATCATCTTGGTGTCTAAGTCGGGTAGCGGAGTGCAGTTCAATTCTCATGTGAGGCCGATCTGTCTACCCTCCAGCGAGGAGACTGCTGGCCAGTGGTGCGCTGTCAGTGGGTGGGGCTATCAGGCAG AAGGTACAGAGACCTTCGCCCCGGTACTCAGGGCTGCTTCGGTGCCGGTTCTAGACTTGGCCACGTGTAGGCAAAGCCACGTGTTGGGTGGAAGGCAGCAACCGATTTTGGACTCCATGATCTGTGCCGGTAAGACTACTTTACGGCTTGGctacggggatcggcggtgcgaacagcgaagcggtggacgaggcgaccattcgcgcagcaccgtttgcaggccacgggtactcacgttcgccgccgcgactagtaaggaagtccgacagcgaaatgtctatatcgaaattatctcgatattgcttaatattgcttacaaattaatagttttttggttcaggacctattatttggaaaagattgtgaagtacatgatttga